TATCGAGGCATATAACCCTGCTAAACATGCTCTGGTCTTTTTGAGAGGTTGTCATGCTCTGGTCTTTCTGAGAGGTCATGTGTAGCTGATTCAGCTTCCAGACCTTAATTGTATCCCAATGAATATTATTATTGACTAATAAAATAAAGTGTGTTTAGCCTGAAAAAACAGCTCGAGGAAACCCATGCTCTGGTTATTTGGATATGGGGAATTAGATGTGAGATTTTAGAAAACGAGTTTTTGGAGGATTTTTAGGAAAACCAGTTTTTATTAGTTATTCTGTTAAGATAAGTACATACAATATCTTGTTTGGATGAGGAAACAGAAAAGCATGATTTTGAGTTCTTCGTTTTGGGGAGAGAAAAATTCATGGAGGTGCAGTGCTTCTTCGCTCTTGGCACCTACACGCACAGTGGTGGACGACCACACCGTAAACAGCTCTCCGGCGGAGGCGCGCGGTTGTCAGCGTGGCCGCCAGGGTGGTCGCGCTTATCGCCTGATTATGCTCTGCTTCCTTCACCGGTGTCATGCATGTTGGTCTAGGTCCCGTCGAACGTCCCTCCGGTGACAAATTCTTTTCGCCATGAAGATCCACGTACATGCAGCTCACATATGACCTACAAGCTGGAGCATATCTGCATATGGACGGCGTGGTTGTGAAGTCCACCTCCACCATGAAGGCGGCAGCCGCGGCCGAAGTCTACTGCCATCGAGGCGGTGGAGCATCGCAACCTGCTCCCGGGTACCTGGCCGAGATCGGCGAGCTGCGGTCACAGCCAGTGGAGTTTACCATGATCTGCACGTGGGACTTCGTTGAACTCCTAGTGCATATAGAAAACACGTTTATATAAAAACGTCTATTAGTCGTTTTTATATAAACTCGTTTTTTAGGCTTTTGGAAAACTCAGTTTAGTATATCCGCGAGTTTGTTAGATAATCCAAACAATGTTTTAGGTAGTTACACCAGAAATCAGGTTTAAGGAAAACTAGTTCTTTATAATCTAGCTATCCAAACAACCAGAGCGTCTCCCACGTACCTCCTCCCACGTACTGAGTACAGCGTGTATGTAGCATCTGTAACAACCCGTGCGTGTAGGAAAAATTGCTCATAATTTGCAGTGGAGCAATGGAGAGTTAAAAAGAATAACAGTATGCCGTCTCAAAAGGAAAACCAGTCTGGCACAATGAACAGACACATGATGCTGCCTCAGGTTTGGAGGTTTCGGTTGCCGCGACAACAATCCCTCCACAATTCAGTTTTAATTTCTCCATACACAAAAAACAGAATTCATTATTGATACCACATAAGAATAAGATTATGTTTTGTCCACCATATAAACTCCGGTGTATGTTCATTTGAAACTTCAGGCATACATACCCCAGAAAAACGTTCGGCGCAACCTGAAGCTTGTTGCCCTGTAAAACTTCTCTCTAAAATGTGGTCTATCTACACATCAAGGATCAGCTTCCTGAACTTCTCCATGTGCTCTGCCTGCAATGAGATGGCGATGGACAGGCTGCCGTCCTTGGTCGCGCTCGGGAGGACGAACGCCAGTCCCTCGTACGCGATGCCGCCAGGACCCATGAACACCGGCCGCCCCCAGCCGAAATCGGCGTCGTGGATCGGCAGGCGCACCCAGCTGGTGAGGCCGAGGTTGGGGCACCGGAAAGTGTGCGCTCCACGGACCAATGCTGACAGGTCCGGCTGCATCTCCAGGTAGTCCAGGGCTGATTGGCAGTAGTCGCTGGTCATCCTGTCTAGCGCTCCCTGGATGACCGCTGCTCCTTCTGCCAGCCCGCTCGTCACCTTGCCTGCCTCGGCGAGCGGGGTGGCAGTGAAGATGACATTCCCAAAGTAACCTTCTGGCAGCGGGGGCTGCAGCCGTTGTCGCCCATCGGTGGCACAATACAGCTTGGTGGGTTGTTCAGGAGCAAGGTTGCGCGCAATGGAGACGCAGCGCCAAACATGTGCAGCTAAGACTGCATACGTGCTGAACCTTGGCGCACCTTCACCTGTGGGGAGCTGCGAGCGCAGGCAGCCAAGCTCTGAGAGGGTGAGCTTGAAGATGTCCACAGCAGTGGGAGGCGGCGTTGGCTTGCCACTGAGAGCCTGAGGCACGGACGACAACATGGCTGGGGCAGGCTGATACTCAATATGTGGGTAAGATGGAGTCGGTGGATCACGAGCACGGACAAGAGTGCGGTCGATGAAGGGCATCACTGCAATCTTAGCTCCACGGCAGAGGTCAGACCACGAGTTGATGAAGTGCAAGCCAGACATGCCATCAGCAACATGGTGTTGCATCCCGACACCAAGGGAGACACCACCACACTTGAAGTAGGTCACCTGGAGTAAAATCCAAATCAAGGGGAGTTAGCCTCTTATATGTTCCATAACTTTCTTTACTATAAGTTGGTGATCAGAATGCATATTCCAGCTGCAGCTATCCTATCGATCAATAGATGGctgaggcaagaagctaagacaaATATATGAAACAGGATACAAATGAATAAGAAAGCTGCTTCAACTATCAGCCCATCGGCAGGATTAACCTGGATATTTGAAATGAACTACAGTACATGAAATAATTTAGCTTTTAACATCCAGTAGGATATAGTTGTTTATCTGACCTAGCACTTTGACTCCTAACGTCTAAACTAAACTATGCAATATCAGGTATAAGAACATGGTATAGTGGGTGTGAAGAGAGGTCATAAAAACTTGAAAATCAATAGGCTCATGCCAA
The window above is part of the Triticum aestivum cultivar Chinese Spring chromosome 2A, IWGSC CS RefSeq v2.1, whole genome shotgun sequence genome. Proteins encoded here:
- the LOC123189665 gene encoding hydroxycinnamoyltransferase 1, which codes for MAITVRRSTMVRPAVERPRERLWNSNLDLVVPRFHTPSVYFYRRPEAGADGFFDADRMRLALADALVPFYPMAGRLARDEDGRVEIDCSGEGVLFVEADAPGAAVDDYGDFAPTMDLKRLIPAVDYSDDISSFPLLVLQVTYFKCGGVSLGVGMQHHVADGMSGLHFINSWSDLCRGAKIAVMPFIDRTLVRARDPPTPSYPHIEYQPAPAMLSSVPQALSGKPTPPPTAVDIFKLTLSELGCLRSQLPTGEGAPRFSTYAVLAAHVWRCVSIARNLAPEQPTKLYCATDGRQRLQPPLPEGYFGNVIFTATPLAEAGKVTSGLAEGAAVIQGALDRMTSDYCQSALDYLEMQPDLSALVRGAHTFRCPNLGLTSWVRLPIHDADFGWGRPVFMGPGGIAYEGLAFVLPSATKDGSLSIAISLQAEHMEKFRKLILDV